A window of Halostella salina contains these coding sequences:
- a CDS encoding DUF7116 family protein yields the protein MGPVTTQLDEQARTIFTDLGYTVTDDGEEFRAERDWKSVRVTVTEEPSETPESGRYRCFVTSEEQAPTLRNRLQRADPEYEWAIISVADDDYEVVRAPPCRDTAV from the coding sequence ATGGGACCTGTTACCACGCAGCTGGACGAACAGGCCAGGACGATCTTCACCGACCTCGGCTACACCGTCACGGACGACGGCGAGGAGTTCCGCGCCGAGCGCGACTGGAAATCGGTCCGCGTGACAGTGACCGAGGAGCCGTCCGAAACGCCCGAGTCAGGGCGCTATCGCTGTTTCGTAACCTCCGAGGAACAGGCCCCGACCCTTCGAAACCGACTCCAGCGCGCTGACCCCGAGTACGAGTGGGCGATCATCTCGGTCGCCGACGACGATTACGAGGTCGTCCGCGCACCCCCGTGCCGCGACACGGCGGTCTGA
- the trmB gene encoding HTH-type sugar sensing transcriptional regulator TrmB, with the protein MATDDLRSTMEQVGERFNLGEYEIDAYLSVLEHGQLTASEIADKTEIPQPRVYDTVRSLSDRGLVELRESRPMKIIAVDPEDAYADVQSSLSGMVSELESRYQAPARETEAVSLVKSRSTILRYLSEVIDEAEYELALSLTPELLERFEEDLAAARADGVSVELLLTPAIDAPDPEEFDYLRVATTARARRGITTPVIAVADGEYSIYATQDALRDDQDRYGVIFNRSALGFLVSGFFGTVLWTTAAKTLAADGSDRPFPRRYASIRRCVKHLIEAGGEFYATIQGRDVETGESRMVQGKVADIAFEASEEVAALTVETEDGRVDIGGQVAAFEDIEAYEIRIGRDEPPSFEP; encoded by the coding sequence ATGGCCACGGACGACCTCCGCTCGACGATGGAGCAGGTCGGGGAGCGGTTCAACCTCGGCGAGTACGAGATCGACGCGTACCTCTCGGTGCTGGAACACGGGCAACTGACGGCCAGCGAGATCGCGGACAAGACGGAGATCCCTCAGCCGCGGGTGTACGACACCGTGCGGAGCCTGAGCGACAGGGGGCTGGTCGAACTGCGCGAGTCCCGCCCGATGAAGATCATCGCGGTCGACCCCGAGGACGCGTACGCGGACGTGCAGTCGTCGCTCTCGGGGATGGTGTCGGAACTGGAGTCGCGGTATCAGGCACCCGCCCGCGAGACGGAGGCGGTGTCGCTCGTCAAGTCGCGGTCGACGATCCTCCGGTATCTCTCCGAGGTGATCGACGAGGCGGAGTACGAACTCGCGCTCTCCCTGACGCCGGAGCTCTTGGAGCGGTTCGAGGAGGACCTCGCGGCGGCGCGGGCCGACGGCGTGAGCGTCGAACTGCTCCTGACGCCCGCCATCGACGCGCCGGATCCCGAGGAGTTCGATTACCTGCGCGTCGCCACGACGGCCCGCGCCCGGCGCGGGATCACGACGCCGGTGATCGCCGTCGCGGATGGTGAGTACTCGATCTACGCCACGCAGGACGCGCTCCGCGACGACCAGGACCGCTACGGCGTCATCTTCAATCGCTCGGCGCTCGGCTTCCTCGTCTCGGGCTTCTTCGGCACCGTGCTCTGGACGACGGCGGCGAAGACGCTGGCCGCCGACGGCTCCGACCGGCCGTTTCCGCGTCGTTACGCCTCGATCCGCCGGTGCGTGAAACACCTCATCGAGGCGGGCGGCGAGTTCTACGCGACGATACAGGGCCGGGACGTGGAGACCGGCGAGTCCCGCATGGTTCAGGGGAAGGTCGCCGACATCGCCTTCGAGGCCAGCGAGGAGGTCGCCGCGCTCACCGTCGAGACCGAGGACGGGCGGGTCGACATCGGCGGACAGGTCGCCGCGTTCGAGGACATCGAGGCCTACGAGATCCGGATCGGCCGGGACGAGCCGCCGTCGTTCGAACCCTAG
- a CDS encoding metal-dependent hydrolase codes for MMVGHALFAFAIVAGGLAAAGANRERALTVGLVAAGFAAAPDADMVYAPVGLLDATGGPVAAAESFWAASTAVHRSVTHSLVVAVPAAVAFALWSDRSRRSHAAGVAVAGALVATAFVVTDPLAAIVMAAFLTAGALVARLADTYGGLGPRTVFGAALVGLWSHPWGDAFTGQPPHLLYPFADRVLVSRVALSADPTVHLLGAFAVELGVLWLAAAVYCRLTDRSIPEYVGRRAAVGGLYGAAALAIDPPTLSTSYHFVFSILAVGLLIGPPLRRPTLPRRLGRPAWTRSVDGVLGRILTGLSALTVALAAYAAAYAVVAM; via the coding sequence ATGATGGTCGGCCACGCGCTGTTCGCCTTCGCCATCGTCGCCGGCGGGCTTGCTGCCGCCGGGGCGAACCGCGAGCGGGCGCTGACGGTCGGCCTCGTCGCCGCCGGCTTCGCGGCCGCGCCGGACGCTGACATGGTGTACGCGCCGGTCGGCCTGCTCGACGCGACCGGCGGGCCGGTCGCCGCCGCGGAGTCGTTCTGGGCGGCGAGCACCGCCGTCCACCGGTCGGTCACGCACTCGCTGGTCGTCGCGGTTCCGGCGGCCGTCGCGTTCGCGCTCTGGAGCGACCGCTCCCGGCGCTCTCACGCGGCCGGCGTTGCGGTCGCGGGCGCGCTCGTCGCCACCGCGTTCGTCGTCACGGACCCGCTCGCCGCGATAGTGATGGCGGCGTTCCTCACGGCGGGTGCGCTCGTCGCGCGGCTGGCCGACACGTACGGCGGGCTGGGGCCGCGAACGGTGTTCGGAGCCGCGCTCGTCGGGCTCTGGTCGCACCCGTGGGGCGACGCGTTTACCGGCCAGCCGCCCCACCTGCTGTACCCCTTCGCCGACCGTGTGCTCGTCTCGCGCGTGGCGCTGTCGGCCGACCCGACGGTCCACCTCCTCGGCGCGTTCGCGGTCGAACTCGGCGTGCTGTGGCTCGCGGCCGCCGTCTACTGCCGACTCACCGACCGGTCGATCCCGGAGTACGTCGGCCGTCGTGCGGCGGTCGGCGGCCTGTACGGCGCGGCCGCGCTGGCGATCGACCCGCCGACGCTGTCCACGTCGTACCACTTCGTCTTCAGCATCCTCGCAGTGGGCCTGCTCATCGGGCCGCCGCTACGCCGTCCGACGCTGCCTCGCCGGCTTGGCCGTCCGGCGTGGACGCGGTCCGTCGACGGCGTCCTCGGACGAATCCTCACCGGGTTATCGGCGCTAACGGTTGCGCTGGCGGCGTACGCAGCCGCCTACGCTGTCGTGGCGATGTGA
- a CDS encoding DUF5816 domain-containing protein: MEERTTDEGETVYVDRGDGDRGTDGPFFVTYRTPDRERRYGWFCSNCETFDNAMDSMGRIECNVCGNFRKPTEWDAAHE; encoded by the coding sequence ATGGAGGAGCGAACGACGGACGAGGGCGAGACGGTGTACGTCGACCGCGGCGACGGCGACCGCGGTACCGACGGTCCCTTCTTCGTCACGTATCGGACGCCCGACCGGGAGCGCAGGTACGGCTGGTTCTGCTCGAACTGCGAGACGTTCGACAACGCGATGGACTCGATGGGCCGGATCGAATGCAACGTCTGTGGCAACTTCCGGAAGCCGACCGAGTGGGACGCCGCCCACGAGTGA
- a CDS encoding universal stress protein, with translation MTRIVVPVRYPLSKHSKRTLSEALALAAERDGELTVLHVNLYQNGKTVNRSALKQAVEREFGDLSNVRYAVRTGFLIEESILEEVAAEDADVVVIGHKQVGRWRRMLRRILDEPDIERYLRKHLSCQVVTVGLE, from the coding sequence ATGACCCGCATCGTCGTCCCCGTCCGCTACCCCCTCTCGAAACACTCCAAACGGACCCTCTCGGAGGCGCTCGCCCTCGCCGCGGAGCGCGACGGCGAACTCACGGTGCTTCACGTGAACCTCTACCAGAACGGGAAGACGGTGAACCGATCGGCGCTGAAACAGGCCGTCGAGCGGGAGTTCGGCGACCTCTCGAACGTTCGCTACGCCGTCCGGACGGGATTCCTGATCGAGGAGTCCATCCTGGAGGAGGTCGCCGCCGAGGACGCGGACGTGGTCGTGATCGGGCACAAGCAGGTCGGACGGTGGCGGCGGATGCTCCGGCGGATACTCGACGAACCGGACATCGAGCGGTATCTCCGCAAACACCTCTCCTGTCAGGTCGTCACGGTCGGCCTGGAGTAG
- a CDS encoding proteasome assembly chaperone family protein: protein MHTGASHDSAFRVSEDASPERTVIAGFSSFGLAGLTAVDYLADHLGLEPQGHVSAEGVPTITPFEAGRPRHPTRFLSGEGVDATLLLSEQSIPLPLADRFGRSLLDWMDEEGVLEVAVLAGIPVAHGPDEHRTFYVATDDYRERRLADADVPPMANGFLDGVNAALLEQGMESSLRVGVLVTPVHAQVPDAEAALRLLDTLAGLYDLDIDTGPLREFADGVQQYYAELSERLDRVADEDRPEDRMYM from the coding sequence ATGCACACGGGAGCGAGTCACGATTCGGCGTTTCGGGTCAGCGAGGACGCCTCGCCGGAACGAACCGTGATCGCGGGGTTCTCGTCGTTCGGCCTCGCGGGGCTGACCGCCGTCGACTACCTCGCCGACCACCTCGGCCTCGAACCACAGGGCCACGTCAGCGCGGAGGGCGTTCCGACCATCACGCCGTTCGAGGCGGGCCGCCCGCGGCATCCGACGCGGTTCCTCTCGGGCGAGGGCGTCGACGCGACGCTGCTGCTCTCCGAGCAGTCGATCCCCCTCCCCCTCGCCGACCGGTTCGGTCGGTCGCTGCTCGACTGGATGGACGAGGAAGGGGTGCTTGAGGTAGCGGTCCTCGCGGGGATCCCCGTCGCCCACGGTCCCGACGAGCACCGGACGTTCTACGTCGCCACCGACGACTACCGGGAGCGCCGCCTCGCGGACGCGGACGTACCGCCGATGGCGAACGGCTTCCTCGACGGGGTCAACGCGGCGCTGCTGGAGCAGGGCATGGAGAGCAGCCTCCGGGTCGGCGTCCTCGTCACGCCCGTCCACGCGCAGGTGCCCGACGCCGAGGCGGCGCTCCGCCTGCTCGACACCCTCGCCGGCCTGTACGACCTCGACATCGACACCGGACCGCTCCGCGAGTTCGCCGACGGCGTCCAGCAGTACTACGCCGAACTCTCCGAGCGCCTCGACCGGGTCGCCGACGAGGACCGGCCCGAGGACCGGATGTACATGTAG
- a CDS encoding aldo/keto reductase — protein sequence MTSSPMEYTRLGDTGLEVSRLCLGCMNFGSDEPWMIGDEAESREVIDRALDLGINFLDTANVYSQGESEEIVGDAIEGRRDELVVATKVYGRMREGPNGQGLSRKHVLEQAEKSLERLGTDYIDLYQIHRWDDDTPIEETLSALDHLVEEGTVRYVGASTMPNWQFQKALYTADVENYERFVCMQPEYNAVDRHEEANLLPVCEMEGVGVIPWSPLAGGFLTGKYERGEDPDDGLRADADEYTRQRFTEENWAVLDEIREIAADKGATPAQVSLAWLLHKDVVDAPIIGPRSTGHLAENVGAVDVSLTDAEIERIEAPKRPSWPAAGKD from the coding sequence ATGACCAGTTCTCCCATGGAGTACACGCGGCTCGGCGACACGGGACTGGAAGTCTCCCGGCTCTGTCTCGGCTGCATGAACTTCGGCAGCGACGAACCGTGGATGATCGGGGACGAGGCCGAGAGCCGCGAGGTCATCGACCGCGCGCTGGACCTCGGGATCAACTTCCTCGACACGGCGAACGTCTACTCGCAGGGGGAGAGCGAGGAGATAGTCGGCGACGCCATCGAGGGCCGACGCGACGAACTCGTGGTCGCGACGAAGGTGTACGGCCGGATGCGCGAGGGACCGAACGGGCAGGGACTGTCGCGCAAGCACGTTCTGGAGCAGGCCGAGAAGAGTTTGGAGCGGCTCGGTACCGACTACATCGACCTCTATCAGATCCACCGCTGGGACGACGACACGCCGATCGAGGAGACGCTGTCGGCCCTGGACCACCTGGTCGAGGAGGGGACGGTGCGGTACGTCGGCGCGAGCACGATGCCCAACTGGCAGTTCCAGAAGGCGCTGTACACCGCCGACGTGGAGAACTACGAGCGGTTCGTCTGCATGCAGCCGGAGTACAACGCCGTCGACCGCCACGAGGAGGCGAACCTCCTGCCGGTCTGCGAGATGGAGGGCGTCGGCGTCATCCCGTGGTCGCCGCTGGCGGGCGGCTTCCTCACCGGCAAGTACGAGCGCGGCGAGGACCCCGACGACGGCCTGCGGGCGGACGCCGACGAGTACACCCGGCAGCGGTTCACCGAGGAGAACTGGGCGGTGTTGGACGAGATCCGGGAGATCGCCGCGGACAAGGGGGCGACGCCCGCACAGGTGAGCCTCGCGTGGCTGCTGCACAAGGACGTGGTCGACGCCCCGATCATCGGACCGCGGTCGACCGGCCATCTGGCGGAGAACGTCGGGGCGGTCGACGTGTCCCTGACGGACGCGGAGATCGAACGGATCGAAGCGCCGAAACGGCCATCGTGGCCGGCAGCAGGGAAAGATTGA
- a CDS encoding mechanosensitive ion channel family protein, protein MSQGRVEGEPTVGQAQVREWWSALQELSSSVELVVPDPVIALAILVVGWYVSQLAVRLAGRSVARRFRRPSVTRTVLRGVRAVVLLGAAALAGIQVGLQPGDVLISVTVLSAVVGITLAPIASSIISGLFVLADQPYEIGDMIELADRGQRGYVEDITLRYTKMMTLDNTFLVIPNSSIRERDIVNHSAEDERTRLSLSVQVTYESDVETARHLMERAARDVDAVVGGGPTIRIGAARYPAAPTCYVDEYADDGVLLTLRYWAKQPYKLLTVRSAVNERIRTAFSETDDVTIAYPHQHLVFDDTSGTASVHVDGGATGPDERGA, encoded by the coding sequence ATGTCGCAGGGTCGGGTTGAGGGGGAACCCACCGTCGGACAGGCGCAGGTCCGGGAGTGGTGGTCGGCGCTGCAGGAGCTGTCGTCGAGCGTGGAGCTCGTCGTGCCCGACCCCGTCATCGCGCTCGCCATCCTCGTGGTCGGCTGGTACGTCTCGCAGCTGGCCGTCCGACTGGCCGGCCGGAGCGTCGCCCGGCGGTTCCGACGCCCGAGCGTCACGCGGACCGTCCTCCGGGGCGTCCGGGCCGTGGTGTTGCTCGGGGCGGCCGCCTTGGCGGGCATCCAGGTCGGTCTCCAGCCGGGCGACGTGCTCATCTCCGTTACCGTCCTCTCCGCGGTGGTCGGTATCACCCTCGCGCCGATCGCGAGTAGCATCATCAGCGGGCTGTTCGTCCTCGCGGACCAGCCCTACGAGATCGGCGACATGATCGAACTGGCCGACCGCGGCCAGCGCGGCTACGTCGAGGACATCACGCTGCGGTACACGAAGATGATGACGCTCGACAACACGTTCCTCGTCATCCCCAACTCCAGCATCCGCGAGCGCGACATCGTGAACCACTCCGCCGAGGACGAGCGGACGCGCCTGTCGCTGTCGGTGCAGGTGACCTACGAGAGCGACGTGGAGACCGCCCGCCACCTGATGGAGCGGGCCGCGAGGGACGTCGACGCCGTCGTGGGCGGCGGCCCGACGATCCGCATCGGCGCGGCGCGGTACCCGGCGGCCCCGACGTGCTACGTCGACGAGTACGCCGACGACGGCGTCCTGCTCACGCTCCGCTACTGGGCGAAACAGCCGTACAAACTGCTGACGGTGCGGTCGGCGGTGAACGAGCGGATCCGGACGGCGTTTTCCGAGACCGACGACGTGACGATCGCCTACCCGCACCAGCATCTCGTGTTCGACGACACCAGCGGGACCGCGAGCGTCCACGTCGACGGCGGAGCCACCGGGCCGGACGAGCGCGGGGCGTAA
- a CDS encoding mechanosensitive ion channel domain-containing protein, which translates to MLLQITDGIVEVVEGTFREFGATVVGALPRILAGLLFVLIAAAGVKLVMLVVSRFLNRAFAGEDPVYRQFLARITAILLWFAVALAFLSVVGLGRIAAALGTASGFVALGVSYALSGMIADAVAGIYLLRDPDFMPGDTVTTGDRTGVVQAIELRKTRLEVDGDTLVRANGKIESEWTKREATDAGDSTGAEG; encoded by the coding sequence ATGTTACTTCAGATCACTGATGGGATCGTCGAGGTCGTCGAGGGGACGTTCAGGGAGTTCGGTGCCACGGTCGTCGGGGCACTCCCGCGGATCCTCGCCGGACTCCTGTTCGTCCTCATCGCCGCGGCCGGCGTGAAACTGGTCATGCTCGTCGTCTCTCGGTTCCTCAACCGTGCGTTCGCCGGGGAGGACCCCGTCTACCGGCAGTTCCTGGCCCGGATCACCGCCATCCTGCTGTGGTTCGCCGTCGCCCTCGCCTTTCTCTCGGTGGTCGGGCTGGGCCGGATCGCCGCCGCGCTCGGGACGGCGAGCGGGTTCGTCGCGCTGGGCGTCTCCTACGCCCTCTCGGGGATGATCGCCGACGCAGTCGCCGGGATCTACCTCCTGCGCGACCCGGACTTCATGCCCGGCGACACCGTCACCACCGGCGACAGGACCGGCGTGGTGCAGGCGATCGAACTCCGCAAGACGCGCCTCGAAGTGGACGGCGACACGCTCGTCCGCGCGAACGGGAAGATCGAGTCCGAGTGGACGAAACGCGAGGCGACCGACGCTGGCGACTCGACCGGGGCGGAGGGCTGA
- a CDS encoding pyridoxal-phosphate-dependent aminotransferase family protein has translation MPRDSDDAPEVGELTPPDRTLMGPGPSDVHPRVLRAMSTPLVGHLDPSFIDVMNEVQELLRYTFRTDNKWTIPVSGTGSASMEAAIGNLVEPGDTMLVPTNGYFGGRMESMAERAGGEVVHVDAPWGEPLDPVDVEDAFAEHQPDVFGFVHAETSTGVRQPDVPELTRIAHEHDAYVIADCVTSLGGVELRVDEWNVDVAYSGPQKCLSCPPGASPLTLNDRAMDKVLSREEPARSWYLDLSLLEGYWGDERAYHHTAPITNVYALREALRLVAEEGIEARWERHRETAGALKAGVEAMGLEMNAPDEYWLPSLNAVRVPDGVDDGDVIDALLDGYDLEIAGGLGDLSGEIFRIGCMGHSARPGNVALLMSALGDVLERQGADVDVDAGLSATSERLG, from the coding sequence ATGCCACGCGACAGCGACGACGCGCCCGAGGTCGGCGAACTGACGCCGCCGGACCGGACGCTGATGGGACCGGGACCGAGCGACGTGCACCCGCGGGTCCTCCGTGCGATGAGCACGCCGCTGGTCGGCCACCTCGACCCCTCCTTCATCGACGTGATGAACGAGGTCCAGGAGCTGCTCAGGTACACGTTCCGCACTGACAACAAGTGGACGATCCCGGTGTCCGGAACCGGCTCGGCGTCGATGGAGGCGGCCATCGGCAACCTCGTCGAGCCCGGCGACACGATGCTCGTCCCGACGAACGGCTACTTCGGCGGCCGGATGGAGAGCATGGCCGAGCGCGCGGGCGGCGAGGTCGTCCACGTCGACGCGCCGTGGGGTGAGCCGCTCGACCCCGTCGACGTCGAGGACGCGTTCGCGGAGCACCAGCCCGACGTGTTCGGCTTCGTCCACGCGGAGACGAGCACGGGCGTCCGCCAGCCCGACGTGCCGGAGCTGACGCGGATCGCCCACGAGCACGACGCGTACGTGATAGCCGACTGCGTCACGTCGCTGGGCGGCGTCGAACTGCGCGTCGACGAGTGGAACGTCGACGTGGCCTACTCCGGCCCGCAGAAATGTCTCTCCTGCCCGCCGGGCGCGAGCCCGCTCACGCTGAACGACCGCGCGATGGACAAGGTGCTCTCCCGCGAGGAACCGGCCCGGTCGTGGTATCTCGACCTCTCCTTGCTGGAGGGGTACTGGGGCGACGAGCGCGCGTACCACCACACCGCGCCGATCACCAACGTGTACGCGCTCCGCGAGGCGCTCCGGCTGGTCGCCGAGGAAGGGATCGAGGCGCGCTGGGAGCGCCACCGCGAGACGGCGGGCGCGCTGAAGGCCGGCGTCGAGGCGATGGGGCTGGAGATGAACGCGCCCGACGAGTACTGGCTCCCGAGCCTCAACGCGGTCCGGGTGCCCGACGGCGTCGACGACGGCGACGTGATCGACGCGCTGCTGGACGGCTACGACCTGGAGATCGCCGGCGGGCTTGGCGACCTCTCCGGGGAGATATTCCGGATCGGCTGCATGGGCCACTCCGCGCGCCCCGGCAACGTCGCCCTGCTCATGAGCGCGCTGGGCGACGTGCTGGAGCGACAGGGCGCTGACGTCGACGTGGACGCCGGGCTGTCGGCGACGAGTGAACGGCTGGGCTGA